The following proteins come from a genomic window of Diprion similis isolate iyDipSimi1 chromosome 8, iyDipSimi1.1, whole genome shotgun sequence:
- the LOC124410076 gene encoding interferon-related developmental regulator 2, which produces MPGKGSKKRSSAHGGKRAELMSDDESINNDACSVASGQSDSRSVMDDGNINDNEVDEIAQQEALEEKLKEAIDGLTQKCAKSRTTCFNGIEKAFTMKYIPDFVEDRKMTITDSIERALKKGRGDEQSAAARLASLLCVQLGAFDSAEIIVKDLKSVLISTANNKSISPTARAECYWTLSMMQFLSGNDAADTIEIMQLLLTAFFDSASADLTALQATILSAWTLLLTLMASSDVHNLISSSNTTDSYMLSLIQIRELLESSHLELRLAAGDALAVIFELGRDYSEENEIFWAIDLIAILKDLATDSNRHRAKKDRKQQKASFRDILRYIVEDEFPELQIKFGHETLYLEDWCSRVQYTACCRLLGPGLNIHLGENKLLREIFSLGDRVLAPQSAQRRATKQQRNLLNAAAFKARTRQRNKNRDKRSATLAS; this is translated from the exons ATGCCAGGAAAAGGAAGCAAAAAGCGATCGTCAG CTCATGGTGGAAAAAGGGCTGAGCTGATGTCTGACGACGAGTCGATTAACAATGACGCTTGTAGCGTTGCTAGTGGTCAGTCGGACAGTCGCAGCGTGATGGATGACGGTAACATCAATGACAATGAGGTGGATGAAATAGCTCAGCAAGAAGCTCTAGAAGAAAAGCTGAAGGAAGCGATCGATGGTCTTACCCAGAAGTGTGCCAAGTCAAGAACGACATGCTTCAACGGCATAGAAAAGGCCTTCACTATGAAATACATTCCAGACTTTGTGGAGGACAGAAAAATGACAATCACTGATAGCATAGAACGAGCCCTCAAGAAGGGACGAGGCGACGAACAATCTGCTGCTGCCAGACTTGCTAGCTTACTATGCGTTCAACTTGGAGCTTTTGATAGTGCCGAAATAATAGTCAAAGATCTCAAGTCTGTTTTAATATCTACTGCCAATAACAAGTCTATCTCACCAACTGCCAGAGCTGAG tgtTACTGGACCCTTAGTATGATGCAATTTTTATCAGGCAATGACGCTGCAGATACGATCGAAATTATGCAACTACTTTTGACCGCATTCTTTGATTCTGCTTCTGCTGATCTTACGGCCCTGCAGGCAACAATTCTCTCAGCATGGACACTTCTCTTGACGCTTATGGCATCTTCAGATGTTCACAACTTGATCAGTAGTAGTAACACCACGGACTCCTACATGCT ATCGCTGATTCAGATACGGGAATTACTGGAATCTTCACATCTAGAACTACGCCTAGCGGCCGGCGATGCTTTGGCTGTAATATTTGAGCTTGGTCGCGATTACTCGGAGGAAAACGAAATATTCTGGGCAATAGATCTTATCGCAATTCTCAAGGATTTAGCAACTGATTCGAACAGACATAGAGCCAAGAAAGATCGCAAACAACAGAAGGCCAGTTTTAGAGACATACTGCGATACATAGTG GAGGATGAGTTTCCAGAGCTACAAATAAAGTTCGGACATGAAACGCTGTACTTGGAAGACTGGTGCTCCCGAGTTCAATACACCGCTTGTTGTCGCCTCCTTGGCCCGGGTCTCAATATTCATTTAGGAGAAAATAAGCTTCTCCGCGAGATCTTTAGTTTGGGAGACAGAGTCCTGGCACCTCAATCGGCACAAAGAAGAGCAACCAAACAGCAAAGG AATCTTTTAAATGCTGCTGCGTTCAAAGCACGAACAAGGCAGCGCAACAAAAACCGGGACAAACGATCTGCTACTCTGGCTTcctaa
- the LOC124410075 gene encoding uncharacterized protein LOC124410075, whose translation MSKGCWKFDDNDQALYIDIEEDSDDVRRRTAYSCWNDLPDILLEEIFSYLTIRERYYASLVCKSWYHAFKLQKVWSLFVLEDRTLTRGKFNYYSGWEYVLDHMRTSMCLNKVGKNFRTLIFEPMLNFYNLFEFINMISWYTEKQGSDNTSVAGVGTLIRRLKFTFPCNMANRDDPTRIRVFGTGGKLLEALKRLMGNLANLRCLELIDLMLDNKEAVHLLDDVCTGCTETLSKLVLINTTKNRCPLLHVGMFLNLNILVISPQNLHEDVIELLGYTKLRHLHILQNRFSPVDSTVQLPKFDAWRKMKANNPQLRVHFELENSKPTDFALPVDIALQNGAIPCYSIVMDNPNTKHSAFTLTTHGAYFESTLRVYAFKGLSRYYQHKNFSKRLDEALVRFCKSCPNLHTLMVRDKMSTATILEIVKTAKNLRCLFVRRNVILKRFDGAWSKLNNWTPEHYQWLKINSRSYEDTEREVSKVLGYRWHMLSEKEFKNQQLNIYT comes from the exons ATGAGTAAAGGCTGCTGGAAGTTTGACGATAATGATCAAG CACTTTATATCGACATCGAGGAGGATTCAGATGACGTGAGGCGAAGAACGGCATACAGCTGCTGGAATGATCTTCCAGACATTTTGctggaagaaatattttcctaTTTAACCATACGCGAGCGTTACTATGCTTCGCTTGTCTGCAAGTCATGGTATCACGCGTTCAAATTGCAAAAAGTATGGTCGTTATTTGTGCTGGAAGACAGAACACTGACTCGTGGAAAATTCAACTACTACAGTGGATGGGAGTATGTTCTGGATCACATGCGTACTTCGATGTGCCTGaacaaagttggaaaaaatttcagaacccTCATCTTTGAGCCGATGCTGAATTTCTACAATTTGTTTGAATTCATAAATATGATATCTTGGTACACGGAGAAGCAAGGGTCTGACAACACCTCTGTCGCTGGCGTTGGTACATTGATCAGAAGATTAAAGTTCACATTTCCATGCAACATGGCCAACAGAGACGATCCTACAAGAATCAGGGTCTTTGGAACTGGAGGAAAATTGCTTGAAGCTCTGAAACGATTGATGGGAAATTTGGCAAATCTGAGGTGCTTGGAACTGATTGACTTGATGCTAGACAATAAAGAAGCTGTACATTTATTGGACGACGTTTGCACAGGTTGCACAGAAACGTTGTCCAAACTTGTATTGATCAACACAACGAAAAACAGATGTCCCTTGCTCCATGTTGGAATGTTTCTGAATTTGAAT attctCGTCATCAGTCCTCAAAATCTTCACGAGGATGTAATAGAACTGCTTGGTTACACAAAACTCCGCCACTTgcatattttgcaaaatcgaTTCAGTCCTGTGGATTCAACAGTTCAGTTG CCAAAGTTTGATGCATGGCGCAAGATGAAAGCAAACAATCCTCAGCTGCGGGTTCACTTCGAATTAGAGAACTCGAAACCCACCGACTTTGCTTTGCCTGTTGATATAGCACTGCAAAATGGAGCCATCCCGTGCTACAGCATTGTTATGGATAATCCAAACACTAAG CATTCAGCATTTACGTTGACAACTCACGGAGCATACTTTGAGTCTACTTTAAGAGTCTACGCATTTAAAGGATTGTCCAGATATTatcagcataaaaatttttctaaaagaCTGGACGAAGCGCTAGTTCGGTTTTGCAAGTCTTGCCCGAACCTCCACACACTG ATGGTTCGTGATAAAATGTCGACAGCGACAATTCTCGAGATTGtgaaaacagcaaaaaacCTTCGCTGTTTATTTGTTAGACGAAATGTGATACTTAAAAGATTTGATGGAGCCTGGTCAAAGCTGAATAATTGGACACCAGAACATTATCAAtggttaaaaataaacagtCGAAGTTATGAAGACACGGAGAGAGAAGTATCGAAGGTATTGGGATACCGATGGCACATGCTTTCAGAAAAAGAATTCAAGAACCAACAGCTGAATATTTACACATAA